The following nucleotide sequence is from Aspergillus luchuensis IFO 4308 DNA, chromosome 1, nearly complete sequence.
TTCCTGACTTTGTTGGGCGGAGCGAGAAACTCGCGCCCTCTGAACgaaatcttcttcctgcaggTCGACACAAGCAATATTCCAGGTGCCCCGTCCTTATCTCGCTGGACTTTCTGGGAGATATGCGCAGTGTCGGCGAATGGAAAGAACCAATGCGGATCGTCTTACCCAGACTTCCCATTTGATCCCCCGAGCCGGCGCAACTTTGGCACCACTGAGAACATTCCCTCTGCTTTCATCGGgtaagaaagaaattaattGCCAGATTTTCCGTCGTACGATCGCAATCTAACATTCCGCAGAACGAATCACTACTTCCTCACATCTCGGTTCTCgttccccttcctcatcatcgcgcTCTTCTTCGGCGTGGTGTCGCTGTTCACTGGGTTCCTGGCCATGTGCACACGCATTGGAAGCTATGTCTCTTCGCTGATGGCTTGGATCGCCTTGATTTTCCAGATCATCACGACTTGCCTTATCACGTAAGTTTACCACAGAATTTAAAACAGAGCTTTACTAACAATCTCAAGTGCCGTCTACGTCCAAGGACGCAACAAGTTCAACGCCAATGGCCAGAGCGCCAGCGTGGGTGTCAAGGCTTTCGCTTTCATGTGGACCGCTGTGGCTTGCCTGCTGCTTGCATGCATGTTCTATTGCATGGGTGGTGCTGTCGGGCGCAAGGAGAGGGGATACAGTGGCCGTGAGCACCGTCGCCggggcttcttctcgtccgCACGCTCCAACAGCGTAAGAAGCAACAAGGAGACTGCGCCATAAATTCGACAtggttttccttctttgaTGTTATTCAGGAAGAATTGAAAAAAACTGGGCTATAGTACTTCGTCAATACCTACTATAGTACGCTGGCCTCCGCCAATTGTTTACCTATCGGCCGCAAGCCTTATACTCGCCCCGTCAACACCGAAGGGTGCGTCTACCGGAGTATGGATCTGATTGTTTATGACTTGTTCTTTGCGGGTTGAGTAACCACGCCCTCCTGTGCGAGCGAATCAAGTGGGCTCATCCGCGCATGCTAACATTAATGTCtctttgatgatggatgtctGTCTGTTTAACTCGGCCAAGTTTCATGTATTATACTGTCTTTGCTACTTTATATCTATCCGCCCCTAATTGTAATACAATTTATCTGAAAAGAATGAACTGATACACGAAGAGTAACAGAACATGACAATATTCGTAAGGATTCCATCATTTTCAATATAGTAGTCACTGAGATATCAACTGTATGCATAATGTATAAGAATAGCTGACGCTACTTCCTAAGCTCAATGTTGTGAAACGGATGGATTGTGACACCACTTGTCTCTTGTTACTATTCTACTTATTTTCCATCTACCATCATAACTGTGTGCTTGCGCTGTGCTACCTTCTTAGGCTCATAAGGAGGTGGAAGAATGTGCCCTACAGAAGCAGATAGTAAATCCTACGGCACAACTTTAGACCCATACATTGTTACTTCTGAATATGTTAGGAAAATGAGTCTGGAAACACATCGGCTTTCTATTGTGCTTCAAAACAGCTCTATATACTTTTAGAAGCCTTCATCgatacatcatcatcaataagtCATAGCAAGACAGAATGCAGAACGTATTCCCTGATTCCTGCCCGGTGCACCCAATGAAAGCAAAGTTAGTTGCAAAGAGGCCACAGGGGTCACAGGAGTCGTTCAACAAATggttataaaaatctagatcGATTCATAGAAGGAAAAGCATCGTTATAGTCTTGAGATGTTCAAAGATATATGagcaagaaaaattataCGTTAAAGGAAAATCTAGGCCTTGGGAGCCTCAACGGCACCGCGGACGGCACCCTGGCCGCCAACTTCCTTGGCCGTGATCTGCAGACCAAGGTCAGCGTTGACGTGGATCATCAGCTCAACCTTGCTGCCAGCCTTGACGCCCTTGACGGCCAGCTCAGCAATGGGCTTCTCGGTCTTCCAGACGAGCTCGcggatctcctcctcttcctcctcatcggagTCGAAGTCAgagtcatcctcatcctcttcggtcttggtcttctcctccttgggcTTGGGCTCGGGCTTGGTAACCTTGATCTCACGAACACCCTCGCAAACACGGACGAAGACATCGCCGCCCTCCTTGGGGACAGAGAACTGCGCAGTACGACGAGCGGGGAGAGCAGTCTCGGTGTTCAGGAGAGGCTTGAAGTCAACGGCCTCGCCAGAGGTGAACTCGACACCGATGGCATTCTGAAGGTGAGGGGTAGCGGTAACCATGGGGTGGATGGACTGCTCGATGTCCTCCTTGTCGAACTCCTGGATCAGGGAGGCCTGGATAGCGGCACCTCTGGGAGCGAGCTCGGAGGGGTTGATGGCACCAatgaaggtggagggagcGAGGATGGTGGTCTTCTCGGGGAAGATGTTGCGGGCCAACTGGGCGATCTTGGGGGTGTGGGAAGTACCGCCAGCGAAGATAACCTGCAAAAGTTAATATCGGGCTGCGAGCAGGATGAACAACAAAGGTTTAGATGGAACGAACCTCATCAATGTCCAGGACATCGAGACCAGCCTTCTTGACAACCTGCTCGATCAGGCCGGTGAACTGAGCGAACACCTTGCCGGAGAGCAGCTCGTAGCGGGTACGGTTGACGGTAGAGCCGTAGTCAATGCCGTCAGCCAGAGACTCGATGCTCAGAGTAGCGTTGGTACCGAGACTGAGAGCCTTTCTGGTGGCCTCACCCTCCAGCTTCAGCTTGGCCAGACCACGAGCGTTCTCGCGGGGGTCGGTCTTGTGCTTCTTCATGAACTCCTTAGCGAAgtggtcgatgatgatcttgtccAACTGAGCACCGCCCAGCTCGTAGTCGTGAGCAGTAGCAAGAGTGGTGTACATGCCACCACGGCAAGCAACGACGGCGGCATCGGAGCGAGTGCCACCAAGGTCGGCGACAACGACCAGCTTGTCGGTCACGACAGCCTCGGGACGAGCGTCGTAGGCAAGGACAGCAGCAACGGGCTCGTGGATGAGCTGCAGGACCTCAAGGCCAGCAGCGTTGGCAGCGGCGATCAAAGCCTCACGCTGAGCATCCTTGAAGTCGGTGGGGACGGTGATAACAGCGGCGTTGACCTCCTTTCCAAGGAAATCAGCGGCAGACTGCTTCAGACGGCGGAGATGGCGGGTTGTGATCTCGGAGACGGTGACAGTGTTGGGGGTCTCGCTGGAGGTATCGCAGATGGAGAAAGCAACGGTCGAGTCGCTCTGTTGAGGGTGGGCCGAGTTGTGGCAGGGAGTGGGGTCTATCGACTTGAAGCTGTGCATGTCCGTCAGCATGTACGCCTAGTTGTCATCAGAACGAGTTGACATACTCCTTGCCAAGGAAATCTCTGAAGTAGGCAACGGTGTTCTTGGAGTTGCGGATAAGCTGGGCCTTAGCCTGAGTACCGTGGTATTCCTCGCCATCAATGTAGGAGAGGACGGTAGGGATTTGACGGTCTGGTGATGTGTAAGTCGAAGTGTTCAAATACATGACTTTTTACAAAGCGCATTAAATTATACTAACCTCCCTCCTCGTTGGCAATAACCTCAGCCTTGCCTTCCTATAATCCAAGTCAAGTCAGCGGTCTGTCGCAACTTTGCACAGCGGTGGTGTAAAAGTCCCAATGGGGCGGGCATCCGCATGGGAAGGGTACAAAATTCACATACGGCGTTGATGCGGGCaatggagctggaggagttgcCAAAGGAGATACCGATGGCGAATCTCTCAGCGGTGCCGTTAGTTTCGGAGCTCATCTTGACGGTAGGATGTGAAAAGAGATGAAAgggattggggggaggagggaagaagaagaggaggaaatcaagTCAAAGTAAGTcgggctgctgcttctcgaaCCGCCGCGCTTCGTTTTGCCCCGAAGGAAAAAAATTTTGGCTGGTTTGCAATTGGCGGGCAGCTGTGGCTGAGGGCTTATCGATAATAGATGTGGCGGTGCAATTACAGTTCGGCAGTCATGCAGCAGTAGCGTCGTAAATCTAATGGGTTTAATCATTCTCCACATATATCAATTAATATGGAGAAATGAGGAGGTGATTGCTCAGACACTACAGTTTTACAGCAAGTATACCCTGTATGGTTCACTCCCAAACCATCGTGGCGCCCATTTCATCTTCAATCCAGATTGAGCTGTATCACGTGGCGATAAGCACCACCCGATAAGCCTTTGGATTTGCGCTTCTTTTTGCCCGTCGCGGTCAACCACTCCAGCATTCGTGATTCTCCAACACCACTGCAGGCCCCAGTGGGACAAACACATTTCCAACATGCCATCTCCCTTGATTCTTCTCCCCGGGGATGAGATCCCGTCAGAATAcctcccatccaccaatTCCGCGCCATTGAGACTTGGCCCCGGTCTCCGTCTACTTTCGCAAccgccctcttcccctcaagcatcatcctcccccagTCATGTCCTCACAGCCACACAAGCCGGCATTCTCTCCACAGACACCAAACGGAACGCTGTCTCTATCCTCTCGACCCCCAATCGCCGCTACATTCCTACCGTCAATGACCTGGTCATCGCACAGGTCCACCACTCCAGCGTGGACTACTTTCACTGCATGATCACGCCGCAAGCGCCCCATGCGGTGTTGGGACAACTGTCCTTCGAAGgtgcgacgaagaagacccgGCCGATGCTGAAACAAGGCGACCTGGTTTACGCGCGTGTGCTCTCAGTGGGCCTGGGCGCGGGCGCGGAGGTTGAGCTGGCCTGTGTGAACCCTGCAACGGGCAAGGCTGAACCTGGAGGACTCGGTCAATTGAATGGGGGAATGGTGTTCGATGTTTCTACGGGCATGGCTGCTAGGTTGATGAGGGCgagctcatcctcttcggacTCACAGGATGGTGTGGccgggttggtggtgttggaggaaCTGGGCAAGAAGTTGGAGAAATCGGGCGGCTTTGAGATCGCCGTGGGACGAAATGGTAAAGTCTGGGTCGACTGTTCTAGCGGAGGCGAGACTTCAGTTAAGGCTACGGTAGCTGTGGGACGGTGTCTGACTACGATTGATGAGCACGATTTGAATCCGGCGGATCAGAAGAAGTTGGTATCGAGGATATTGCGGGAGATGAAGATTGAGGTATAGATGTGCTTTGTCTCTTAATGATTGATCGTGTGATAATACCATGCATTGTTTGATGATTATTGCGAGCGATGATATGTAGCAGAAGTGTGGGTACTCGATGTACATACATTGGTGTATTGTTCTGGGCCTGGATTAAGCAGTAGAAACTTGTGACCAACAGAGCAACCTCTTCGGATGGGAGTTGGAGGGAGTTTCTTCGACAGTGAGTCTCTTACGAGCATATACTAAAGTGCTCATAACACTACTTTTAAGTCCATGCATCGCTCCGTGTTTGCTGTGTCTGTGCTTGACAGCCCTTTCTTTGAGTTTTAGCTACCATGATAGATGCGATTGTCAGTGTTATTCAAGAAAGGAATCCCAAGAAAGCCTGATAGCAGTTAAGCATGCGAAGTATCCATCCCATATAGCTGAGGATACAAATGGGAGATTGTCGCTTGAAACACAGTGCTCCATCCTGTCGTCACAATCTCCTTCGACACTGCGGGGATATAGAGAAGGCAACCCCCCAATCATAGGCATTACATTTGGAAATTTTAATTGGCCTTCTTTCATACTGTTGAGAGAAATATAAGGACTAGAAACGTTCGATCAGTCAAAGCATAAAGCAACCATTTTGATAAACTAGCCATGTATAAAGCTGCCAAATAGCCCTTACCAACAGTATATGTGCGGGCAATtctaatttatagatattttccATGTAATAGCGTACCTTATTAGTGGTGATTATCTAGAACTACCGGCGCAGAATTGTTCACATTGAGAAAATAGCGGATGGATGAATTCTAATATTAGCACAGGCATAAACTGTGAAGGCCACGAATGACATTACAGACCTACCCCCTCTGCTCAGTATATGACTTGACACTGCAACCCTAAGCGTAGAGAAACCATGATCTATCCGCGGACATTTTGGAAAGACTATAATGATAACGTGCGTAATCCATCCCACGGAGGATTTTATCAGATTGTCACAAGATGTCGGCTGCTAATAAGCTGAACGAAGAAATTTCTGGGACACCAAGTCTCCCCCAGGATTACTTGGACAGCCCCTGGGAACAGCAGGTTTTGTTCCTAGAAGGCCTGATCGAATTCCCGAGAGCAGCTTGATCATGGATCTCCTGGGATCACTGATGGGTCTCCTGGGATCACTGGTGGGTCTCCTGGGATCACTTATGAAGCTCTTGGGAGCGATGGATGATCCTGTCGCAGGAAAACACTCGTGCGGCGAAATAGGTTGTCCTGGGATGGGGAAAACCGTGGTCTATCGCAGGAAACTGCTTGTCCAGCGAGACAAGTTGCCTTGGTCTATCACAAGATAGTGCCTATTCAAACCCCGTATTATCCAGCTACCTTGGAATTTTTGTCTTCGAGGAAGCTTCCAGAAACAATAGGGACATGAATAAATTAAGAGTAGGGGAGCGCAACGATTCTGCCAGCTACTTCCGGTTGCCTATAAAAAACGGACCAATAGCCAATAAGGATTATTCCTTGCAGGCTTTAAGATGCCCGCAGGCTTTAAGATGGCCTGCAAGCCTTGTGGCGCCTTCAGGCTTTAGAATGCCCCCAGGTTTTATGACGCCCGCAAGCACAAGCAGGGTATCCGCTAACAAGCCATGAAGTATATGGATTCTTCTTTGTTCCCAGCAATTGTGCCGGCAATTTGGCCCAATTAGGAAATAAATTTGGGGGCCAGAACTGGAATGAGAGTTTACATTCAGATGAGGTTGCGAGCGGGTCGGGTCAGTGGCTGAAGCCAAGTTCATACTAGCCCTCTAGCGCTAAATGTCTTCAATGGTAATGTTGACATCGGAGCGAAAGTAGAGTGCGAAAGAATTAGTATCCTTGCTAATAATATACATGTGTGGAACATTGAACATCTTTGAATCTGCCATGCCTAAAATGGACGAATACCCGTATGCGACCTGAGTCTTGTGGCCTTCCGGTCTAACCGAATGACCACTCGGTCTATAGGAAACACCTATGATAGCATGGGGATACTCCCCACATGCGAGCTCCTATAGGGTAGACTTCATGCACACATGTGCAGTAAACCCAGTTACTTGCCCTTTTAGCGTTATGCGCAGTCAGACTTGAGCTTTCAGATGCATGTGTGGAGTTCAATGAGGCACTCTGTACTCTTGAATATCACCATATTCCCCTATCACCTATCCCATCtgctcttttctctcccatTCTCATTTCGCTATCATGATGGCCTCTACTTTACCTCACAAGACTGACTACCTCATTATTGGCGGTGGGACCCGCTGGTCTAGTCGTTGCCAATCGATTATCTGAAAACCGCCAAACTCAAGTCTTGATTTTGGAGAGCGGACCTGATTGCACTGCGGATCCTCGCGTGAAAGACCCTAGTGCCTGGCGAAGCCTGTGTGGCTCGGAGCTGGATTGGCAACTGAAGACCGTACCACAGGTGTCTCTACTACCGAGATATGCAGCACTTGTGCTATGAATCATACTAACGTTGCTCTCTAGGCTGGCCTCAatggcagagaagaagagcaaacCGCCGGGAAGATGCTAGGTGGATCTTCCGCCCTGAACGGCTCGGCATGGGTTCCGCCCTCTCAAGCAGGTATCGACGCCTGGGCAGCTCTAGGCAATCCGAGATGGAACTGGTCAACTGTCCTGCCCTAGCTCGAAAAGACGTATACTATCACAAAGCCCGGCGAAGACCCGGGTCAGGGGGGGGGGGGCCCAGTTCAGGTGACCTACCCAGCACTCGAGGAGGGGACCCCCACTGAGCCTCTGATCAATGCCTGGAACGAAGCACTCAAGGACCAGGGGTACGATTTCACAAGCAATATTCTGGGAGGGCCCAAAACGATCGGCACTCGTGCTTATACAGCCGCAACCGACCCCGATTCACATTCGCGAAGTAGTACGAGCACCTACGCCCAGGAAAAGCGATCAAACCTGCGTATTATCACAGGCGCAACCGTTCGCAAGATTCCTTTCAACCCTGAGTTAGAAAGATCTGACCGCCCAAACCCACGGGCTGTTGCTACCGGAGTCGAGGCCGAATTGGATGCGCAGATCGTCTCTATCAGCACAGAGAAAGATGTTATCCTTGCTGCAGGTGCTTTTCACACCCCCAAGATACTCGAGTTATCTGGAGTGGGACAGAAGGATCGCCTGACTGAGCTCGGTATCCCTGTGGTGATGGATCTCCCAGGAGTAGGTGAAAACGTCCAGAACCACGTATGGAGCATTTCACCTACTCCCCTTAAGGTTGAAGGGGTTCAGCCTGGTATCAAGACCTTGGCATTCACCCACCTGGATAAGGATGAGCAAGGAAATCTTATTTCGGATGATCCCAATGATCAAACTTCGGATCGCGTCATTAAGTCCATTCTACGAAACCCAGATAATGCTTCTGCGTGTCTTGCCTTGAGTGCCATGCCTGGCGGAGTTGCTCTACTCGTCGCCATCTCAAGCTTTCCATTCTCTCGCGGAAGCTGTCACTGTTCATCTGCCAACATCGATGCTAAGCCTACAGTTGATCCCCAGTTCTTCGCTAATGAACTGGACATTGAGACCATGGCCCGCCATGTGCAGAACCTGTACAAGTTGAGCAACGCTCCAACTTTCCAGGATATCATCCAACCGCTCGAAGTGCCACAGTTGGAAACTATCAAGAGCACACTGCGTGGGGGAAGTGCCTTGGCTACTCATCATTCTTGTGGAACTGCAGCTATGCTTCCTCGTGAGGCTGGGGGCGTGGTCAATGAAAACCTTCGAGTCTATGGAACCAAGAATGTGCGCGTGGTAGACGCTAGTGTCTTTATCCCACACGCGAACCCAATGTCAACTGTATACGCAGTCGCTGAGAAGGCTGTTGATATGATGAATGAGCCTGATGTCTCTGAGtactgaagaagaagggctaAAGACTCGGAAGGGGCTGGTATTTACAGTGGAAGCCGTGACAGCCTGGACGTGGGTGCTTCCAAACTACCACTTATACTACTTCTCTATTACACATTCGTAGTATTGAgacttttccttcctcaagTCTTCATATTCTCGTAGTTGCACTAAGCTGTTTTAGCCCCTTCAGGATCATGGGCCACAACCTCAATCTCGACACGCATATCGTCTTCGCCCAGACGTGTGACGCCAACACAAGTCCAGATTGGTTGGTGATCAGGCATATACTTCTTGAAATTGCGCACCATCGCCTCCAGAGCCTCGTTATTGATGGGCACGTGATATGAGTTCACCCGGTAAACCTGGGACCATCCATTTCCTCCAGCATCTTTGAGGCAGCGTTCGACATTGGCAAATGCTAAATCGATCTGAGCATTGATCTCTTTCTCAAATACGCCAGTGTTGGGATCCCAGCCACCTAGAAACGAGCCTCAGTCATTTGAAACAGTTACGAAGAAAATTATTCTCTGCTCTTACCTTGGCCAGCACATTCGATTCGGTCGCCAACACGGACAGCTTGGCTGTACCAAAAAGCATGCTTTTGTCGTACACCGTGGTCTTTGTATGCGTAGTAGGTGAGGTGAGACATGGCGAGGATTGTGTGTTGAGTGTGGCAAGTTGAACTTGGTAGTCAGGTAATGAAATCAGATGATTGATTCCAAGGGATCACATTTTTCATGGGATTCTTAAGTAGATGGAAGTAGATGGAGTCATTCAAGGTTATTCAAACTATTGGAGGCTCCACGCGGAATGTGAATTCCTATCGATAAGAGAGATAAGAGCTTATCCCTGGgcaccctctcctctcccacaTTATTCCTGGTCGCTGCCACTtgaaagaaaacaagtcTAATAAATTCGTTTCATTTCTTTATTACACGAAGCGGAGTCGCGGAATATAACTTCCTCCAGATCATCGGTTGTTGGGAAGGTTATCAATATTACGTTGTCGCTTTTTGAGTCTCCACAGCAGGAATGGACCCTATCTCAAAGCATACAGGGCGTATTAGGCCAGCTCTCAGTCGGAATTCCGGGTCGATTCGATCACGATACACTACGCAGGCCTGCCAGGAGTGTCGCCGACGAAGGGCCAAGGTATGTTTGCCAACCATTGCCAACCATTCTCCCCCCCTAGTGGGTTCCGCCTCCATTGCCCTCCTTACTTTTGCTTGTATAGCATTGTATGCATAGGCTCGGCAATTAGCCAATCACCCCACTTGAAAAAGTCCTGGCTCAGCAATTCTAACGGATGGATTATCTTCAGTGTGACGGGAAGCGACCTGCATGTTCTCGGTGCATTAGCCGCCAGATGGAGTGCCAGTTTGCTGCGAAAGATGATGGACGAGGCACAGCACCAAAGTCGATTGTGTTAATGCTCAAAGATCGAGTCGAGCTCCTGGAGCGTGTCTTGTGGCTCCATTCTATTGATGTCGATGCTTCGATTGCAAAGCTCAGAACTGAACGGTACAGTTCCATGACTCGCAACCCCTTCACTCCCCCTGAATCACTATCACAACATCCCGAGCTGGATGGAGCACTCTGGTCAAATAGTGCATTCGATACAGAAGGGGAATGTGATGGTGAAGTTCAATTTTTTGGTTCCTGCAGTGGGCGAATGGATCTGTTGAAATTAAATGCCCGTAAGACTTCAAATGTTCTTCGATCGCTCTTCTTCGAACCACAACATAACCTTCTGGCATTGAATATGAGCTGACTGTCTGATTTCGGTTCTTCCAACCGACTCTAGTGAGCTCAGACTCTGAAAATACAAAGTGTCAAGGTCCATCTTTCCGCTTTCGCCTGAATCAAGCCTGTCAAGACGTTGAGACAATTCCCGAGGTCAGCCAGGAATTGAAAGATCACCTCATTGATCTATATTTTACATGGGAACAACCTTGGCTACAACTCGTGGATGAAGGCCTCTTTCGACAGAGCATGCCGACAAATGGGCGATACTTCAGCCCGCTCCTACTGAATTGTATTCTCGCCATAGGATCTCGCTACTCCGAGCGACTGGAGACTCGTTCCTCTCCCAGCGATCCAAATACAGCAGGTCGGATATTTCTTGAGATGGCCGAGGTCCTCCTACACTTTGACCTGAGATCCCCTTCTATCACCACTATTCAGTCACTCGGCATCATGGCGATGATATATGTGGTAAGTGTGTCTTCTACCTATATTATTTGTGCCAGATCTAATCTCGCGAGGGGAAAGGCCATTGGGTCTGATGCAAAAGGCTGGCTTCGCCACGGCATGGCAATTCGCTTAGCTTTGGATATGGGATTAAATTTAGATTCTGCAATGTTAGGCAGGTCACATGCACTtccagatgaagagaaagacctACGCAAGCAAATATACTGGGCATTGTACTGCACCGACAAGCTGTGGGCAAGCTATACCGGGCGTGTCTGTACCATGCTGGTAAGTTATGACAGCATTGCTCACCGAACGCTATGAAATTGTGTTTGATATGATTTTAATTACCGCCTGATAGGCTACCCAGGCTTCTGTGGGCTTGCCCATGCCCATtcccgaggatgatggcgaagtTCCAACCATGAAAAATAAACACTCTGCGATTTTATTACCGAAGCTCCACCATGCCCTGTCCACGCAGTGCCAAATACAAGAGAAAATATTGATGGAACTGTAAGACACTAAGATACACGTTCACTGAGTTTAGTACTAACGAAATCCCTGAAGCTACGCACCGAAGAGATACCCGGAGGCACGCAGACATTCATTTTTCGACTCCTGTCTGTTCGAACTCAAAAGTTGGAATTACAACTTACCTGCTGATATGCAGGCAAAACAATCGGAGTCTAGCTCAATACTGGCTCATATCCTTGTTCTCCACATGGTCTACCACACATCTCTCATTCTTTTGGCCAAGCCTTTCCTCCCGAAATCACAGAACTCGACTTCCGCTGAGCAGGATAGCTCCTGGCCAGGTGCACTCAAAGTCTCGTCCATATGCATGGAAGCGGCGAAGGAAATTTGTCTTCTAGGCGAGCACTATCGCAAAGTCTTTGGCAGCTTTCGACAAAGCCCCATTACCGTAACACACTGCACTCTTTCGGCGGTGTTACTGATCCTAGATAGTGGTGTCCTTGAGCGAGAATTTGGGTTGAGGTCCAGAATGAATCTCATCAACTCTTGCTTAATGACCTTGAGGGAGCTATCAGACTCATGGATGCCGGCGAAGCAATATTGGAAAGGTATTTTACGAATTGTGAAGCATCGCCAATCGAAGTCAGCGGAGAATCATGAGCCAGCAGTCAAAGGACAGAGCAACAAATCGAATGGGTATGATCTCTGTGCAGAGTATTCAACCGAGTGTCATATACCACCAGACCAAACTATGGAGGAACTGGCAAACTGTGCTTTCTCCCCTGAGTGGAGTACGTTTCTAAACTCGGTGGCTCCGGATGACTTTGATGAAACCATGTTGGACTTGCCCCTTGACTTCGACTTTTTCTCAAGGCAGCCACAAGACCCCGATTTCACTCTTAGTTAGGATCCCTTGTCGATTGCCTGAAGCAGTATGAACGTTATTTACAAACATACAACGATCTTCCCTGTGGTCTGGCAGTCCACCATCCGCTGCATATACTCTGGGACATCCTCCAGCGTTACCTTGGCAATGCGAGGTGTGATTTTCCCACTTGTTATGTATTCGATCACCTCAAGTGATTCACGATGACCACCCATGAGATTCCCCCTCAAGTGCAAATTGCGTTCCACTACagagtggatggggagggagactAAGTTGAGTCCACTCGGAACGCTTGCAAGTCGTTAGTTTATTGTCATCAGTCTTTGAACTGACCAGGGTCTGGAAGGTCAAATTTGGGAGGGGACTTGAAGCTTACCCAGCGCAGACAATAGTACCACCATCGCAAATATACTCTTCCAATCTTTGAAAGCCACTCAGCTCACTGCT
It contains:
- a CDS encoding uncharacterized protein (COG:K;~EggNog:ENOG410PMZT;~InterPro:IPR036864,IPR007219,IPR001138;~PFAM:PF04082;~TransMembrane:1 (o467-486i);~go_function: GO:0000981 - DNA-binding transcription factor activity, RNA polymerase II-specific [Evidence IEA];~go_function: GO:0003677 - DNA binding [Evidence IEA];~go_function: GO:0008270 - zinc ion binding [Evidence IEA];~go_process: GO:0006351 - transcription, DNA-templated [Evidence IEA];~go_process: GO:0006355 - regulation of transcription, DNA-templated [Evidence IEA]), with the translated sequence MDPISKHTGRIRPALSRNSGSIRSRYTTQACQECRRRRAKCDGKRPACSRCISRQMECQFAAKDDGRGTAPKSIVLMLKDRVELLERVLWLHSIDVDASIAKLRTERYSSMTRNPFTPPESLSQHPELDGALWSNSAFDTEGECDGEVQFFGSCSGRMDLLKLNALSSDSENTKCQGPSFRFRLNQACQDVETIPEVSQELKDHLIDLYFTWEQPWLQLVDEGLFRQSMPTNGRYFSPLLLNCILAIGSRYSERLETRSSPSDPNTAGRIFLEMAEVLLHFDLRSPSITTIQSLGIMAMIYVAIGSDAKGWLRHGMAIRLALDMGLNLDSAMLGRSHALPDEEKDLRKQIYWALYCTDKLWASYTGRVCTMLATQASVGLPMPIPEDDGEVPTMKNKHSAILLPKLHHALSTQCQIQEKILMELYAPKRYPEARRHSFFDSCLFELKSWNYNLPADMQAKQSESSSILAHILVLHMVYHTSLILLAKPFLPKSQNSTSAEQDSSWPGALKVSSICMEAAKEICLLGEHYRKVFGSFRQSPITVTHCTLSAVLLILDSGVLEREFGLRSRMNLINSCLMTLRELSDSWMPAKQYWKGILRIVKHRQSKSAENHEPAVKGQSNKSNGYDLCAEYSTECHIPPDQTMEELANCAFSPEWSTFLNSVAPDDFDETMLDLPLDFDFFSRQPQDPDFTLS